In Trichoderma breve strain T069 chromosome 4, whole genome shotgun sequence, the following proteins share a genomic window:
- a CDS encoding d-isomer specific 2-hydroxyacid dehydrogenase, NAD binding domain-containing protein — MSRPKVLLLGKIDHAHVAWQTIADIADVIQPKATNRDEFIAECKSGALDGISVAYRTFDSVKITGKIDSELLDAFPKSIKFLCHNGAGYDQIDIPACTAHDVRVSNTPTAVDDATADVTIWLLIGALRNLPIGIEALRAGKWRGSPPPALGHDPQGKILGILGMGGIGRNVATKARAFGMRIRYHNRSRLSPELEDGAEYVSLETLLAESDVLSLNLPLNPSTRHTIAAPQFALMKPGIVIVNTARGAVMDEAALVDALASGQVSSVGLDVYENEPEIHPGLLANPNVLLVPHMGTWTQETQQKMEEWTIDNVRLAVKEGKLKSIVPEQTGLAA; from the exons ATGAGCCGTCCCAAGGTTCTCCTCCTGGGCAAGATTGACCA CGCTCACGTAGCATGGCAAACCATCGCCGACATCGCAGACGTGATCCAGCCCAAGGCCACCAACCGAGACGAATTCATTGCCGAGTGCAAATCCGGTGCCCTGGACGGCATCAGCGTCGCATACAGGACATTTGATTCCGTCAAGATCACGGGCAAGATTGACAgcgagctgctggatgcGTTCCCCAAGAGCATCAAGTTTCTGTGCCACAATG GCGCTGGCTACGACCAGATCGACATCCCCGCCTGCACCGCCCACGACGTCCGCGTCTCAAACACTCCCACTGCCGTCGACGATGCCACCGCCGACGTCACCATCTGGCTGCTCATCGGCGCCCTTCGCAACCTCCCCATTGGCATTGAAGCCCTGCGAGCCGGCAAGTGGCGCGGCTCGCCTCCTCCCGCGCTGGGCCACGACCCTCAGGGCAAGATCCTGGGAATCTTGGGTATGGGCGGCATTGGCCGCAACGTCGCTACCAAGGCGAGGGCCTTTGGAATGCGTATTCGATACCACAATCGCTCGCGCCTGAGTCCTGAGTTGGAGGATGGTGCTGAGTATGTTAGTCTTGAGACGTTGCTGGCGGAGAGTGACGTCCTGAGTCTGAACCTGCCTCTCAAC CCCAGCACCCGCCACACCATCGCCGCCCCCCAATTCGCCCTCATGAAGcccggcatcgtcatcgtaAACACCGCCCGCGGCGCAGtcatggacgaggccgccCTCGTAGACGCCCTCGCCTCCGGGCAAGTCTCCTCCGTCGGCCTCGACGTCTACGAGAACGAGCCCGAGATCCACCCGGGCCTGCTCGCCAACCCAAACGTCCTGCTCGTCCCCCACATGGGCACCTGGACCCAGGAGACCcagcagaagatggaggagtgGACCATTGACAATGTCCGGTTGGCGGTCAAGGAGGGGAAGCTCAAGAGCATTGTTCCCGAGCAGACGGGGTTGGCTGCGTGA
- a CDS encoding JAB1/Mov34/MPN/PAD-1 ubiquitin protease domain-containing protein: MSEAPKDAPFQAVQVDALVILKIARHCSSTFPTVATGSLVGMDQNGTLEITNTFAFPTVDNSAADTHQNDATNAAAAAPRAKANITYQGEMIRHLKEVNVDANNVGWYTSATMGNFVNLAFIENQFHYQKDNEKTIALVYDTSRSSQGTLALKAYRLTNLFMTVYKEGKFTTESLQKSKLSFRDILQEYPLNVYNSHLLTSFLHQLPSPAVAAEAKEPTLSELNNDRIKAPLYPSIDNLDLSVDPFLEKTCDLLLESIESHYVDLNNFQFYQRQLAREQTKITQWQAKRKAENAQRTLAKQAPLPEDEWQRLFKLPQEPSRLEGMLNAKQVEQYSKQVDGFTANISAKMFAVRENLLPQ; encoded by the exons ATGAGCGAAGCTCCGAAAGATGCGCCTTTCCAGGCGGTGCAGGTCGATGCTCTG GTCATTCTGAAAATCGCCAGACACTGCTCGTCGACCTTCCCGACCGTGGCCACCGGCTCCCTCGTGGGCATGGACCAGAATGGCACCCTGGAGATCACAAACACCTTCGCTTTCCCTACCGTCGACAACTCCGCCGCCGACACTCACCAGAACGATGCCACAAACGCTGCCGCCGCGGCACCCCGCGCAAAGGCCAACATCACCTACCAGGGCGAGATGATCCGACACCTGAAGGAGGTCAATGTGGATGCCAACAACGTCGGATGGTACACAAGCGCAACCATGGGCAACTTTGTCAACCTTGCCTTTATCGAGAACCAGTTCCACTACCAGAAGGATAACGAGAAGACCATTGCCCTGGTATATGACACCAGCCGCAGCTCACAGGGAACCTTGGCTCTCAAGGCCTACCGCCTGACCAACCTCTTCATGACTGTTTACAAGGAGGGCAAGTTTACTACTGAGAG CCTGCAAAAGTCCAAGCTCTCGTTCCGCGACATTCTCCAGGAGTATCCTCTCAACGTCTACAACTCACACCTCCTCACCTCCTTCCTCCACCAGCTGCCCTCGcccgccgtcgccgccgaggccaaggagccAACCCTCAGCGAGCTCAACAACGACCGCATCAAGGCTCCTCTATACCCTTCCATCGACAACCTGGACCTGTCTGTCGACCCCTTCCTTGAGAAGACCTGCGACCTGCTGCTCGAGAGCATCGAGTCCCACTACGTGGACCTCAACAACTTCCAGTTCTACCAACGCCAGCTGGCGCGTGAGCAGACCAAGATTACACAATGGCAGGCCAAGCGAAAGGCGGAGAATGCGCAGCGCACTCTTGCCAAGCAGGCCCCGCTACCGGAAGACGAGTGGCAGCGGCTGTTCAAGCTGCCTCAGGAGCCCAGCCGGCTGGAGGGCATGCTCAACGCCAAACAGGTTGAGCAGTACAGCAAGCAGGTGGACGGATTCACGGCCAACATCAGCGCAAAGATGTTTGCCGTTCGGGAAAACCTGCTGCCTCAGTAA
- a CDS encoding glycosyltransferase family 20 domain-containing protein: MDDERYYFRVQLDEDGDEVMSDNSGYFSADPNQRLLFEAPQPSHEYGHVDTLQPSHEYSHFDAPQPSHEYSDIPLIPSNNIPLLPLSGRVISVTFTIPYSIRAPGDQGQEWEVSIRSRMEHSVQFDILSHLSSAKCPQHHIVIGWTGEISSPDATHSRADDPSPRLSNDANSLAQPRDNLFVSCHNQQVLDQQLASAELRRFVDDFLFPLFHEGRSTEMTITKGENGWCDYLGLMDAFADKLCDLWQPGDIVMVHDYALMLLPRILRARLPHIHLTFSLHASCPSHIPPGTNMRLLSKVLQGPFGADLLTFQAFIHSDQFLGWCAQEAPAWAPHQDFLLGRVADLCFVHPMAIDASRVTSLASSEEVSQICDSLKSAFEDKKIIVSYSTPGFNEETAYVTQAFDRLETLFPRWRGKVVMLQITSLPWLYRDEGASESGETLVDTLAAQNSSKKSFKDQLVETEHYALLRASDATIFPFAPEALIKAGLDFMLCQRGSNKRPVISETSPLRFQLPRAILFPRGDVDGIAKALDRALECPECSNRPSMTPHRVLEPLMIPTVEEWDSTERGETRPNGGDEGDGNESDDTLRNMDDSSDFWDSDESWPDDSGYGSDGEDSDSTSRTTPEPDDGDEENAEGLINVLYRAQSEPVQSTRQMLSRRMLPRYSCG; encoded by the exons atgGACGACGAGAGGTACTACTTTAGAGTCCAGCtagacgaagacggcgatgAAGTCATGTCAGACAACTCTGGCTACTTCTCGGCGGATCCTAACCAGCGATTGCTTTTTGAGGCACCACAACCTAGTCATGAATATGGACATGTTGACACGCTACAACCCAGTCATGAATATTCACATTTTGATGCTCCACAGCCCAGTCATGAATATTCAGATATACCGTTGATCCCTAGCAACAACATCCCATTACTCCCGCTAAGTGGGAGAGTTATATCCGTCACTTTTACCATTCCGTACTCTATACGAGCTCCGggagaccaaggccaagaatgG GAGGTGTCGATTCGTAGCCGGATGGAACATTCCGTGCAGTTCGATATCCTATCCCACCTTTCTTCGGCAAAGTGCCCTCAGCATCACATTGTCATCGGCTGGACCGGAGAAATCTCAAGTCCTGATGCAACTCATAGCCGCGCGGATGATCCTAGCCCCCGGTTAAGCAACGACGCAAATTCCCTGGCTCAACCGAGAGATAACCTGTTTGTTAGTTGCCACAACCAGCAGGTACTAGATCAACAGCTAGCCAGCGCAGAACTG CGACGGTTTGTCGATGACTTCCTCTTCCCGCTGTTCCACGAGGGTCGTTCCACTGAGATGACAATTACTAAGGGAGAGAACGGATGGTGTGATTACCTCGGCCTGATGGACGCCTTTGCCGACAAATTATGTGACTTGTGGCAGCCTGGAGATATAGTCATGGTCCACGATTATGCCCTTATGCTGCTTCCTCGAATCCTCCGAGCTCGTTTGCCACACATCCATCTCACCTTTTCATTACACGCCAGCTGCCCCAGTCATATACCTCCCGGCACAAATATGCGGCTACTCTCCAAAGTGCTGCAAGGTCCTTTCGGCGCGGATCTCTTGACCTTCCAGGCATTCATACACTCTGATCAATTTCTAGGCTGGTGCGCACAAGAGGCCCCTGCATGGGCACCACATCAAGATTTCCTGCTTGGGAGGGTAGCAGATTTATGTTTCGTACATCCAATGGCCATTGACGCATCCCGAGTCACATCGTTGGCATCGAGCGAAGAGGTCTCCCAAATATGTGACTCTCTGAAGAGCGCATTcgaagacaagaagattATCGTTTCATACAGTACGCCTGGCTTCAACGAAGAGACGGCTTATGTGACGCAAGCTTTTGATCGACTCGAGACGCTGTTCCCCCGGTGGAGAGGGAAGGTAGTCATGCTACAGATTACAAGCTTGCCATGGTTGTACAGAGACGAAGGGGCCTCTGAGTCAGGTGAGACACTCGTCGATACCTTGGCTGCCCaaaacagcagcaagaaatCATTCAAAGACCAGCTTGTAGAAACCGAACACTATGCTCTGCTACGAGCCAGTGACGCAACCATCTTCCCCTTTGCGCCTGAGGCCCTGATAAAGGCAGGGCTAGACTTTATGCTTTGCCAGCGAGGAAGCAACAAACGACCCGTCATATCGGAAACTAGTCCATTAAGATTCCAGCTACCAAGAGCGATCTTGTTCCCCCGAGGAGATGTCGACGGCATTGCAAAGGCACTGGACC GTGCCTTGGAGTGCCCTGAGTGCTCTAACCGGCCGTCGATGACACCACACAGGGTGTTGGAGCCTTTGATGATACCCACTGTAGAGGAGTGG GATTCAACTGAGCGTGGTGAAACTCGTCccaacggcggcgatgaaggcgatggTAATGAAAGCGATGACACTCTACGCAATATGGATGATTCCAGCGATTTCTGGGATTCGGATGAGAGTTGGCCTGATGACAGTGGTTATGGCAGCGACGGAGAAGATTCAGATTCCACAAGCAGGACAACGCCGGAGCctgatgacggcgatgaagagaacgCTGAAGGTCTCATAAATGTACTTTACAGGGCTCAATCTGAACCTGTTCAAAGTACAAGGCAAATGCTGAGCAGGCGCATGCTACCACGATATAGTTGTGGCTAA
- a CDS encoding s-adenosyl-L-homocysteine hydrolase domain-containing protein, which produces MSAPAHKFKVADLSLAAFGRREIDLAENEMPGLMAIRKKYAADQPLAGARIAGCLHMTIQTAVLIETLVALGAEVTWTSCNIFSTQDHAAAAIAAAGVPVFAWKGESEEEYNWCLEQQLVAFKDGKKLNLILDDGGDLTSLVHTKYPEQLKDCYGVSEETTTGVHHLYRMLKDGKLLVPAINVNDSVTKSKFDNLYGCRESLIDGIKRATDVMIAGKVAVVAGFGDVGKGCAMALHGMGARVIVTEIDPINALQAAMAGYQVTTMEKAAPIGQIFVTTTGCRDILTGAHFEAMPNDAIVCNIGHFDIEIDVAWLKANAKSVQNIKPQVDRFTMASGRHIILLAEGRLVNLGCATGHSSFVMSCSFSNQVLAQIALYKAEDKAWAEKYVEFGTTGKLDVGVFVLPKILDEEVAKLHLAHVQAELTTLSPVQAEYLGLPVEGPFKAEIYRY; this is translated from the exons ATGTCTGCCCCCGCCCACAAGTTCAAGGTCGCCGACCTGTCCCTGGCCGCCTTTGGCCGCAGGGAGATTGATCTCGCTGAGAACGAGATGCCCGGTCTGATGGCCATCCGCAAGAAGTATGCCGCCGACCAGCCTCTCGCCGGTGCCCGCATTGCTGGCTGCCTGCACATGACCATCCAGACTGCCGTCCTGATCGAGACCCTCGTCGCTCTTGGTGCCGAGGTCACCTGGACCAGCTGCAACATCTTCAGCACCCAGGACCacgccgccgctgccattgccgccgctggtGTCCCCGTCTTCGCCTGGAAGGGCGAGTCCGAGGAGGAGTACAACTGGTGtctcgagcagcagctcgttgccttcaaggacggcaagaagctgaaccTGATCCTCGACGACGGTGGTGACCTGACCTCCCTGGTCCACACCAAGTACcccgagcagctcaaggacTGCTACGGTGTCTCTGAGGAGACCACCACTGGTGTCCACCACCTGTACCGCATGctcaaggacggcaagctACTGGTCCCTgccatcaacgtcaacgACTCCGTCACCAAGTCCAAGTTCGACAACTTGTACGGCTGCCGTGAGTCCCTCATTGACGGTATCAAGCGTGCCACCGATGTCATGATTGCTGGCAAGGTTGCCGTTGTTGCTGGATTCGGAGATGTCGGCAAGGGCTGCGCCATGGCTCTCCACGGCATGGGTGCCCGTGTCATCGTTACCGAGATCGACCCCATCAACGCCCTCCAggctgccatggccggcTACCAGGTCACCACCATGGAGAAGGCTGCCCCCATCGGCCAGATCTTCGTCACCACCACTGGCTGCCGTGACATTCTGACTGGTGCTCACTTCGAGGCCATGCCCAACGACGCCATTGTTTGCA ACATTGGCCACTTCGACATTGAGATCGATGTTGCTTGGCTCAAGGCCAACGCCAAGTCTGTCCAGAACATCAAGCCCCAGGTCGACCGATTCACCATGGCCAGCGGCCGCCACATCATCCTCCTGGCTGAGGGTCGTCTGGTCAACCTTGGCTGTGCTACCGGCCACTCTTCTTTCGTCATGTCCTGCTCCTTCTCCAACCAGGTCCTTGCCCAGATTGCTCTGTACAAGGCCGAGGACAAGGCTTGGGCTGAGAAGTACGTCGAGTTCGGCACCACTGGCAAGCTCGATGTTggcgtcttcgtcctccCCAAGATTTTGGATGAGGAGGTTGCCAAGCTGCACCTGGCCCACGTCCAGGCTGAGCTGACCACCCTCTCCCCCGTCCAGGCTGAGTACCTTGGCCTTCCCGTCGAGGGCCCCTTCAAGGCTGAGAT CTACCGCTACTAA